One region of Salvia miltiorrhiza cultivar Shanhuang (shh) chromosome 3, IMPLAD_Smil_shh, whole genome shotgun sequence genomic DNA includes:
- the LOC131014526 gene encoding urease accessory protein F: MEGLGDANARCLSTSFPQLWSQWQLLDSILPTGGFAHSFGLEAAMQARLVTTTDELKTYVIHVLENVGSLLLPFICATTMSPDAQTWHSLDRLLNAMLTNEVGRKASTAQGSALMRVAASVFSEIPCLKMMRGEALGSGDVYFHHAPVFGLVCGLLGFDPETTQKAYMFVTMRDIISAATRLNLLGPLGAAVLQHQVAPVAESLSTKWMNRGVDEACQTCPLLDTVQGCHSYLFSRLFCS, from the coding sequence ATGGAGGGCTTgggggatgcaaatgctagatGTTTATCAACAAGTTTTCCCCAGCTGTGGAGTCAATGGCAGCTATTAGATTCTATACTTCCTACTGGGGGCTTTGCTCATTCTTTTGGTCTCGAGGCAGCTATGCAAGCTCGCCTGGTCACTACAACCGATGAACTAAAAACATACGTGATCCATGTATTGGAGAATGTAGGAAGCCTACTTCTACCTTTCATCTGTGCCACAACAATGTCACCAGATGCACAGACATGGCATAGTCTTGACAGATTGTTGAATGCCATGCTGACAAATGAGGTTGGCCGTAAGGCATCGACGGCTCAAGGATCAGCACTAATGAGGGTAGCTGCTTCTGTTTTCTCTGAGATCCCTTGTCTGAAAATGATGAGAGGCGAAGCTTTGGGCAGTGGGGACGTCTACTTCCATCACGCACCAGTGTTTGGGCTCGTATGCGGACTTCTTGGATTTGATCCCGAGACTACACAGAAAGCCTACATGTTTGTGACCATGAGGGACATCATATCTGCTGCGACGAGACTAAATCTGCTGGGACCGTTGGGTGCAGCTGTGTTGCAGCATCAGGTTGCTCCAGTTGCTGAGAGCTTGTCAACCAAGTGGATGAATCGAGGCGTGGACGAGGCGTGCCAGACGTGCCCATTGCTTGATACTGTTCAGGGCTGTCACAGCTACTTGTTTTCCAGACTTTTTTGCTCTTGA
- the LOC131014520 gene encoding uncharacterized protein LOC131014520, translated as MHSPRLKKATQVCFQGCCPNPTVRGPLPEAEQPIAKTSSTSAACRRNFAATTASSLFPSTNFTNHESIPSLQESFVQFIKAYPKYSDTAPVDQIRAREYGHLELSNHVSLDYIGVGLFSQSQVMSQYRSAISAPTSSPPASDFPLFGINFKSVSLKSQLLHGGEGSELESAIKKRIMDFLNISQNDYAMVFTVNRSAAFKLVAESYPYQSSRKLLTVYDHESEALSSMINTSGKRGARVMAAEFKWPRLRIHSAKLRKMIMRKKKKKKHRGLFVFPLQSRMSGASYSYQWMTLAQEHGWHVLLDACALGPKDMDSFGLSLFHPDFLICSFYKVFGENPTGFGCLFVKKSVVPVLEASAGAGIVSITPAKNLLPFPEDSSGTDTELEQIGIKQEAATEEKTEKDIAPLSNIECRCLDHVDSLGLTVISSRSRYLINWLVTAVMKLQHPNRLDNFPLVTIYGPRGKFDRAAALAFNICDWKRETVEPALVQKLADRNHISLGNGMLHHVWFADKADEEKHKFCRAKEKGGNAHHRINVVTAALTFLANFEDVYRLWAFIAQFLDADFVEKERWRYTALNQKTIEV; from the coding sequence ATGCATTCACCTCGTTTGAAAAAGGCCACTCAAGTATGTTTTCAGGGTTGTTGTCCGAATCCCACCGTGAGAGGGCCGCTGCCAGAGGCGGAGCAGCCCATTGCAAAGACAAGCAGCACGTCGGCTGCTTGTCGTCGCAACTTTGCAGCAACAACTGCATCTTCCCTTTTCCCGTCTACCAACTTCACCAACCATGAGTCCATCCCTTCTCTGCAAGAATCGTTTGTTCAGTTCATCAAAGCTTATCCCAAGTACTCCGACACTGCTCCGGTTGATCAAATCCGAGCTCGTGAATACGGCCACCTCGAACTCTCCAACCATGTTTCCCTTGATTACATTGGTGTTGGCCTTTTCTCACAATCACAGGTGATGTCTCAGTACAGATCCGCCATTTCTGCTCCAACCTCGTCTCCTCCAGCGTCCGATTTCCCATTGTTCGGCATAAACTTCAAGTCAGTGAGCCTCAAGTCGCAGCTGCTTCACGGCGGAGAAGGGTCAGAACTGGAATCCGCCATCAAGAAAAGGATCATGGATTTTTTAAACATCTCACAAAATGATTATGCTATGGTGTTCACAGTGAACAGATCAGCTGCTTTCAAACTTGTGGCAGAGTCTTACCCTTACCAATCCAGCCGCAAACTGCTGACAGTGTACGACCACGAGAGCGAGGCATTGAGCTCCATGATCAACACATCGGGGAAGAGAGGGGCCCGCGTCATGGCAGCCGAGTTCAAGTGGCCAAGATTGAGGATTCACTCTGCCAAACTGAGGAAGATGATCatgagaaagaagaagaagaagaaacacaGAGGGCTGTTTGTGTTTCCTCTTCAATCAAGAATGAGTGGAGCCAGTTACTCATACCAATGGATGACCTTGGCGCAGGAACACGGCTGGCACGTCCTGCTCGACGCCTGTGCATTAGGGCCGAAAGACATGGACAGCTTCGGCCTCTCCCTCTTCCACCCCGACTTCCTCATTTGCTCCTTCTACAAAGTGTTCGGAGAAAACCCCACTGGATTTGGATGCCTCTTTGTCAAGAAATCTGTTGTGCCGGTTCTGGAAGCTTCTGCAGGTGCAGGAATTGTGTCGATCACACCAGCAAAGAACTTGCTCCCCTTCCCTGAGGATTCTTCAGGTACGGACACAGAACTCGAACAGATTGGGATAAAGCAAGAAGCTGCAACAGAGGAAAAGACAGAGAAAGATATTGCTCCATTATCAAACATCGAATGCAGATGCTTGGATCATGTGGATTCATTAGGATTGACAGTGATCAGCAGCAGAAGCAGGTACCTGATCAACTGGCTGGTGACGGCAGTGATGAAGCTCCAGCATCCAAACAGACTCGACAACTTCCCTCTCGTCACAATCTACGGGCCGAGGGGGAAATTTGACCGCGCGGCTGCATTGGCCTTCAACATATGCGACTGGAAACGCGAGACGGTGGAGCCTGCTCTCGTGCAGAAGCTAGCTGATAGGAATCACATATCGCTCGGCAATGGAATGCTGCACCATGTTTGGTTCGCAGACAAGGCCGACGAGGAGAAGCACAAGTTCTGCAGAGCAAAGGAGAAAGGCGGAAATGCTCATCACAGAATCAATGTGGTTACTGCAGCGCTTACTTTCTTGGCCAATTTTGAAGATGTTTATAGGCTCTGGGCTTTCATAGCTCAGTTCCTCGACGCCGACTTCGTCGAGAAGGAGAGATGGAGATACACCGCCCTCAATCAAAAAACCATTGAAGTGTAG
- the LOC131019024 gene encoding protein FAR1-RELATED SEQUENCE 5-like, which yields MSLDLNVSCGDYSGEDTSSANTNTTSFGNNDDGFEDEGSEEHRFRIMSGPNENDNGDGDDGPTDSFRSNNVDNSRNLPEKSECSVQVSKKLVKGLIKLGCCIDTLDEVHVLYREYGRLKGFSVRKGSQSYFLNTMFVRAKFYHCSCEGSPDNKCSNDKVPVCKRQSYRCNCKAKLRVCRYDVESPWKVTVFETHHNHKLLHPSESYLLRSARNMSQSKKTLLIALTSSGIGVSRAYRFLENEAGSRAIIGFLRKDVYNELSSERSKMLKVCNADANKLLKYLTDKGSSDPSFFWKVKVGDDGRLKNLLFRDTRCLIDYQHFGDVVSVDATYKTNKYDLVCVPIIGINHHRTNVMFAMTFLADEKTESYEWLFSTFLESMYRNEPAIIFSDQDQALMNGLDNTFHVAAHRLCQWHINKNAGKQFGKLNYNKEFKSLWHRCMNGCENVEEFDATWHYMMEDFNLKENIWFKTMYSLRKRWSTAFSVEKFSRLKIQ from the coding sequence ATGAGCTTGGATTTGAATGTTAGTTGTGGAGATTATAGTGGTGAAGATACCTCCAGTGCCAACACTAACACAACCTCATTTGGCAACAATGACGATGGGTTCGAGGATGAAGGATCAGAGGAACACAGATTTCGGATCATGAGCGGCCCGAATGAAAATGATAATGGAGATGGtgacgatggtccaacagattCGTTTCGTTCCAATAATGTTGATAATAGTCGCAATCTGCCGGAAAAAAGTGAATGTTCGGTACAAGTGTCAAAGAAATTGGTGAAAGGTTTGATAAAGTTGGGATGTTGCATTGATACTTTGGACGAGGTCCATGTATTGTATCGTGAGTACGGACGGCTTAAGGGATTCTCGGTGAGGAAAGGAAGTCAATCATATTTCTTGAACACTATGtttgttcgggccaagttttatCATTGTTCGTGTGAGGGTTCTCCTGACAACAAATGCTCGAATGATAAAGTGCCAGTATGCAAAAGGCAGTCTTATAGGTGCAATTGCAAGGCGAAGCTACGTGTTTGTAGATATGACGTTGAGTCGCCATGGAAAGTGACAGTTTTCGAGACCCACCACAACCACAAATTACTCCACCCAAGTGAGAGTTACCTTCTTCGTTCCGCTCGCAATATGTCGCAATCGAAGAAGACGTTGCTCATAGCTTTAACCTCTAGCGGTATTGGTGTTAGTCGAGCGTATCGTTTTCTTGAGAATGAAGCGGGTAGTCGAGCAATTATTGGTTTTCTGCGCAAGGATGTGTATAATGAGCTCAGTAGTGAGCGGAGTAAAATGTTGAAAGTTTGTAATGCCGACGCAAACAAGTTGTTGAAGTATCTCACGGACAAGGGTTCCAGTGACCCTTCTTTCTTTTGGAAGGTGAAGGTAGGGGATGATGGGAGGCTGAAAAATCTACTTTTCCGCGACACAAGGTGCCTTATAGACTACCAACATTTTGGCGATGTTGTTTCCGTTGATGCCACCTATAAGACTAACAAGTACGATTTGGTTTGTGTTCCCATCATAGGAATTAACCATCATCGTACCAATGTTATGTTTGCAATGACTTTCTTGGCGGATGAAAAAACGGAATCATACGAATGgttattttcaacttttttgGAGTCGATGTATCGTAATGAGCCTGCAATAATTTTCTCGGACCAAGATCAAGCTTTAATGAATGGTTTGGACAACACATTTCATGTAGCAGCCCATAGGCTATGTCAATGGCACATAAACAAGAATGCCGGGAAGCAATTTGGTAAGTTGAATTACAATAAAGAATTCAAAAGCTTGTGGCATCGATGTATGAACGGATGTGAAAATGTTGAAGAGTTCGATGCAACCTGGCATTACATGATGGAGGATTTCAATCTAAAGGAAAATATATGGTTCAAAACCATGTATAGCCTGAGAAAGCGTTGGTCGACCGCCTTCAGTGTAGAAAAATTTTCACGACtcaaaatacaataa